Proteins encoded in a region of the Raphanus sativus cultivar WK10039 chromosome 8, ASM80110v3, whole genome shotgun sequence genome:
- the LOC108820810 gene encoding transcription factor E2FC isoform X1, giving the protein MAATSKSGEDPSLSYNHRSPFSFELIHSLSPTDPLPSSTNRPLANAQSPQIQAHWDNDSSFTPITQKLEKSRKNHSIFSSCNMPGETIDIAKVIVKQESPQDNAKKRGNNNKSKVTTKLSKAVKREGQQQLSGPNGSNNCRYDSSLGLLTKKFVNLIREAEDGSLDLNYCADVLEVQKRRIYDITNVLEGVGLIEKTTKNHIRWKGADNLGQLELGNQISRLKLEVESMQSEESRLDDLIRERQEALRSLEEDEHCRRYMFMTEEDITSLACFQNQTLLAIKAPTASCIEVPDPDEVMSFPQRQYRMVIRSRMGPIDVYLLSKYKGDSMETDESAVETSSLKIVTSDTDLKTDYWFESGAEVTLTDLWNNFC; this is encoded by the exons ATGGCGGCGACATCTAAATCCGGCGAAGATCCGAGTCTCTCCTACAACCACCGATCTCCTTTTAGCTTCGAACTAATCCACTCACTCTCACCCACTGATCCGCTTCCCTCTTCCACGAATCGGCCGCTCGCGAATGCACAATCGCCGCAAATTCAAGCTCACTGGGACAACGATTCCTCCTTCACCCCAATCACTCAGAAACTC GAGAAAAGTAGAAAGAATCATTCGATTTTTTCGAGTTGTAACATGCCTGGAGAAACCATAGACATAGCTAAAGTCATTGTCAAACAAGAATCTCCTCAAGACAACGCTAAAAAGCGTGGAAACAACAACAAGTCAAAGGTTACTACTAAACTCTCCAAAGCTGTGAAGCGAG AAGGGCAGCAACAGCTTAGTGGCCCTAATGGAAGTAATAACTGTCGTTATGATAGTTCTCTAG GGTTGTTGACTAAGAAATTCGTCAATTTGATCAGAGAAGCTGAGGATGGATCACTTGACCTTAACTACTGTGCTGATGTTTTGGAG GTACAGAAAAGAAGGATATATGATATTACAAATGTCCTTGAAGGAGTTGGGCTGATTGAGAAAACTACAAAGAACCATATCCGCTGGAA GGGTGCTGACAATCTTGGACAGTTGGAACTGGGAAATCAGATTTCTAGGCTTAAG TTAGAAGTAGAAAGTATGCAATCTGAGGAAAGCAGGTTGGATGACCTTATAAG GGAAAGACAAGAAGCTCTCAGATCCTTGGAAGAAGATGAACATTGTAGAAG GTACATGTTTATGACGGAAGAAGATATAACAAGTCTGGCATGCTTTCAG AACCAGACACTACTGGCAATTAAAGCTCCTACAGCTAGTTGCATCGAAGTTCCAGATCCTGATGAG GTGATGAGTTTTCCGCAAAGACAATACCGGATGGTGATTAGGAGTAGGATGGGACCGATTGATGTCTACCTTCTAAG CAAATACAAAGGAGACAGTATGGAAACAGATGAGTCTGCAGTGGAAACTTCGTCCTTGAAAATAGTAACTTCAGATACTGAT TTAAAAACAGATTACTGGTTCGAGTCAGGTGCAGAAGTAACCCTCACAGATTTATGGAACAACTTTTGTTGA
- the LOC108820810 gene encoding transcription factor E2FC isoform X2 produces MAATSKSGEDPSLSYNHRSPFSFELIHSLSPTDPLPSSTNRPLANAQSPQIQAHWDNDSSFTPITQKLKSRKNHSIFSSCNMPGETIDIAKVIVKQESPQDNAKKRGNNNKSKVTTKLSKAVKREGQQQLSGPNGSNNCRYDSSLGLLTKKFVNLIREAEDGSLDLNYCADVLEVQKRRIYDITNVLEGVGLIEKTTKNHIRWKGADNLGQLELGNQISRLKLEVESMQSEESRLDDLIRERQEALRSLEEDEHCRRYMFMTEEDITSLACFQNQTLLAIKAPTASCIEVPDPDEVMSFPQRQYRMVIRSRMGPIDVYLLSKYKGDSMETDESAVETSSLKIVTSDTDLKTDYWFESGAEVTLTDLWNNFC; encoded by the exons ATGGCGGCGACATCTAAATCCGGCGAAGATCCGAGTCTCTCCTACAACCACCGATCTCCTTTTAGCTTCGAACTAATCCACTCACTCTCACCCACTGATCCGCTTCCCTCTTCCACGAATCGGCCGCTCGCGAATGCACAATCGCCGCAAATTCAAGCTCACTGGGACAACGATTCCTCCTTCACCCCAATCACTCAGAAACTC AAAAGTAGAAAGAATCATTCGATTTTTTCGAGTTGTAACATGCCTGGAGAAACCATAGACATAGCTAAAGTCATTGTCAAACAAGAATCTCCTCAAGACAACGCTAAAAAGCGTGGAAACAACAACAAGTCAAAGGTTACTACTAAACTCTCCAAAGCTGTGAAGCGAG AAGGGCAGCAACAGCTTAGTGGCCCTAATGGAAGTAATAACTGTCGTTATGATAGTTCTCTAG GGTTGTTGACTAAGAAATTCGTCAATTTGATCAGAGAAGCTGAGGATGGATCACTTGACCTTAACTACTGTGCTGATGTTTTGGAG GTACAGAAAAGAAGGATATATGATATTACAAATGTCCTTGAAGGAGTTGGGCTGATTGAGAAAACTACAAAGAACCATATCCGCTGGAA GGGTGCTGACAATCTTGGACAGTTGGAACTGGGAAATCAGATTTCTAGGCTTAAG TTAGAAGTAGAAAGTATGCAATCTGAGGAAAGCAGGTTGGATGACCTTATAAG GGAAAGACAAGAAGCTCTCAGATCCTTGGAAGAAGATGAACATTGTAGAAG GTACATGTTTATGACGGAAGAAGATATAACAAGTCTGGCATGCTTTCAG AACCAGACACTACTGGCAATTAAAGCTCCTACAGCTAGTTGCATCGAAGTTCCAGATCCTGATGAG GTGATGAGTTTTCCGCAAAGACAATACCGGATGGTGATTAGGAGTAGGATGGGACCGATTGATGTCTACCTTCTAAG CAAATACAAAGGAGACAGTATGGAAACAGATGAGTCTGCAGTGGAAACTTCGTCCTTGAAAATAGTAACTTCAGATACTGAT TTAAAAACAGATTACTGGTTCGAGTCAGGTGCAGAAGTAACCCTCACAGATTTATGGAACAACTTTTGTTGA
- the LOC108822317 gene encoding filament-like plant protein 6 isoform X2 — MDRRSWPWKKKSSDKTTIVLDSAADTSHPQLEKDVVVKKPKYVQISVEQYTHLTSLEEQIKTYDVQIKSYESQVEAYEEQVKSFEEQIEAYDEKVQSYAEQVERLNEDKEDLSGKLAAANEEIETKEAMVKQHCKVAEDAVAGWEKADGEALTLKNTLESVTLSKLTAEDRAAHLDGALKECMRQIRNLKKDHEVNLHDLALSKSKQIEKLTMEFEKRVSDYEQELLRSAADSDALSRTLQERSNMLVNISEEKSRADAEIETLKSNLEMCEREIKSLKYEVHVVTRELEIRNEEKNMCIRSAEVANKQHLEGVKKIAKLEGECQRLRSLVRKKLPGPAALAQMKLEVESLGGGDTRVKRSPSKASSSPCKSPRGYSSSGSEFSVDSSQKVQKENEFLTERLLAMEEETKMLKEALAKRNSELLESRDLCAQSNSKLQSLEAQLQQQINSQKTSNPSSSISVSEDGNDDSGTCGVSLSQQQTKKEKEMAALQRVESVSSHVELMDDFLEMEKLACLPNQPSGNDGSMDSKDSSGSQESEMGNVEAHTELEESIRGSPAVMEIRSRLSKVLESVSADADLGKIVEDVKCILQDVNVCMDQDTPSDVQVHPEEEAVHQDLKTAVSRIHEFVLLLRKEVRAAVTESNDLVELIDGFSITFNHVLSGHQNLDDFVSDLANVFNQAMELKVTFKGLASSEVEVVSPDCIDKVALPESKAVDKDSPQEIYQNGCVDNDEQEVPCDENRVLRYESESTLQELEELKSEKEKMAVDMEELKCQLQESEKMLAEIRTQLDSAQRSNSLADTQLRCMTESYRSLETRAADLEIDVNQLKEKVRSLENELEDEKLNHQEAIMRCHELEEHIQRSRNTPLVAVEDEEADIKTKQERELTAAAEKLAECQETIFVLGKQLKSLQPPERQSESCSEDELGTKNHAVDEEESETSELMTSPSRVGSRLSRSGSSGNPTPEKSSRGISRFFSTKSGY, encoded by the exons ATGGACCGACGAAGTTGGCCTTGGAAGAAAAAGTCATCTGACAAAACAACCATAGTGCTTGACTCTGCAGCTGATACTTCTCATCCTCAACTTGAAAAg GACGTTGTTGTTAAGAAGCCAAAGTATGTCCAAATCTCCGTGGAACAGTACACACATCTCACTAGCCTCGAAGAACAGATAAAGACATACGATGTTCAGATCAAATCCTACGAGAGCCAAGTCGAAGCCTACGAGGAGCAAGTCAAAAGCTTTGAAGAACAGATCGAAGCGTACGATGAGAAGGTTCAGAGCTACGCCGAGCAAGTTGAGAGACTGAACGAGGACAAAGAGGATTTGAGCGGGAAGCTCGCCGCTGCTAACGAGGAGATAGAGACCAAAGAGGCTATGGTGAAGCAACACTGCAAAGTCGCTGAAGATGCTGTGGCTGGTTGGGAGAAAGCCGACGGTGAAGCGTTGACGTTGAAGAACACTTTGGAGTCTGTTACTCTCTCGAAGCTCACGGCTGAAGACCGTGCGGCGCATTTGGACGGTGCGTTGAAAGAGTGTATGAGGCAGATAAGGAACTTGAAGAAAGACCATGAAGTGAATCTGCACGATCTTGCGTTGAGCAAGAGCAAGCAGATTGAGAAACTAACGATGGAGTTTGAGAAGAGGGTCTCTGACTATGAGCAGGAGCTGCTGAGGTCTGCGGCGGATAGCGATGCCTTGTCAAGAACGTTACAAGAACGGTCCAACATGTTGGTGAATATCAGCGAGGAGAAGTCACGAGCCGATGCTGAGATCGAGACGTTGAAGAGCAATTTAGAAATGTGCGAAAGGGAGATAAAGTCACTCAAGTATGAGGTTCATGTAGTTACTAGAGAGCTGGAGATACGCAACGAAGAGAAGAACATGTGTATTAGATCTGCGGAGGTTGCTAACAAGCAGCACTTGGAAGGTGTGAAGAAGATAGCTAAGCTGGAAGGAGAGTGTCAGAGACTTAGAAGTCTCGTGAGGAAAAAGCTGCCAGGACCAGCTGCACTTGCTCAGATGAAGCTTGAGGTTGAGAGCTTAGGAGGCGGAGACACCAGAGTCAAGAGATCTCCGAGCAAGGCTTCGAGTTCTCCGTGCAAGTCTCCGAGAGGGTATTCATCTTCTGGCTCTGAGTTTTCTGTCGATAGTTCACAGAAAGTGCAGAAGGAGAATGAGTTTTTAACAGAACGTTTGCTTGCTATGGAAGAAGAGACAAAAATGCTTAAAGAAGCGTTAGCAAAGCGGAATAGTGAGCTGTTGGAGTCACGGGATCTTTGTGCTCAGAGCAATAGTAAGCTTCAAAGCTTGGAAGCTCAACTACAACAGCAAATCAATTCTCAGAAGACGAGCAATCCGTCAAGTTCGATCTCTGTTTCTGAAGATGGGAATGATGATTCCGGAACTTGCGGTGTATCTTTATCACAGCAACAGACcaagaaagagaaggagatgGCAGCATTGCAGAGAGTTGAGAGTGTTAGTAGTCATGTGGAGCTCATGGATGATTTTCTTGAAATGGAGAAGTTAGCTTGTTTGCCAAATCAACCTAGCGGAAATGATGGTAGTATGGATTCCAAAGACTCTTCAGGTAGTCAAGAGTCAGAAATGGGGAATGTTGAGGCTCATACCGAACTTGAGGAGTCTATTAGAGGTAGTCCAGCAGTGATGGAAATTAGATCTAGATTATCAAAGGTTCTTGAATCTGTATCTGCTGATGCTGACCTAGGAAAGATTGTTGAAGATGTAAAATGCATTTTGCAAGATGTGAATGTTTGTATGGACCAGGACACGCCTTCTGATGTGCAGGTTCATCCTGAAGAAGAGGCAGTCCACCAAGATTTGAAAACTGCTGTTTCTCGGATTCATGAGTTTGTTTTGTTGCTGAGAAAAGAGGTAAGAGCAGCTGTGACCGAGAGTAATGATTTGGTTGAACTGATCGATGGCTTCTCCATCACGTTCAACCATGTTCTAAGTGGTCATCAAAATTTGGACGATTTTGTTTCGGATCTTGCTAACGTTTTCAACCAGGCCATGGAGCTAAAGGTAACATTTAAGGGTCTTGCTTCCTCAGAGGTTGAAGTTGTGAGTCCAGATTGCATAGACAAAGTTGCATTACCGGAGAGCAAGGCTGTAGATAAAGATTCACCCCAAGAAATATATCAAAATGGATGCGTCGACAACGACGAGCAAGAGGTTCCATGTGATGAAAACAGAGTTTTGAGGTATGAGTCAGAGTCCACGTTACAGGAGCTAGAAGAACTgaaatcagaaaaagaaaagatggCAGTGGATATGGAGGAACTGAAGTGTCAGTTACAAGAATCTGAGAAGATGTTAGCTGAGATTAGAACACAGTTAGATTCTGCTCAGAGGTCAAACAGCTTGGCGGATACGCAACTCAGATGTATGACTGAGTCATATAGATCACTTGAAACACGTGCAGCTGATTTAGAGATTGATGTGAACCAGCTTAAGGAAAAGGTTAGGAGTTTAGAGAATGAGCTTGAGGATGAAAAACTCAACCACCAAGAAGCTATTATGAGGTGccatgaacttgaagaacataTACAAAG AAGCAGGAACACTCCTTTGGTTGCTGTAGAGGACGAAGAAGCTGATATCAAGACCAAACAG GAGAGAGAGTTAACGGCAGCAGCAGAGAAGTTAGCAGAGTGTCAAGAAACCATATTTGTGTTGGGGAAGCAGCTGAAGTCATTACAGCCACCAGAAAGACAGAGTGAGTCCTGTTCTGAGGATGAACTAGGCACCAAGAACCATGCTGTAGACGAAGAAGAATCAG AGACTAGTGAGTTAATGACATCACCATCACGAGTGGGTTCAAGGCTTTCAAGGTCAGGTTCATCTGGAAATCCGACACCAGAGAAATCCTCTAGAGGAATCAGCAGGTTCTTCTCCACCAAATCAGGATATTAG
- the LOC108822317 gene encoding filament-like plant protein 6 isoform X1 encodes MDRRSWPWKKKSSDKTTIVLDSAADTSHPQLEKDVVVKKPKYVQISVEQYTHLTSLEEQIKTYDVQIKSYESQVEAYEEQVKSFEEQIEAYDEKVQSYAEQVERLNEDKEDLSGKLAAANEEIETKEAMVKQHCKVAEDAVAGWEKADGEALTLKNTLESVTLSKLTAEDRAAHLDGALKECMRQIRNLKKDHEVNLHDLALSKSKQIEKLTMEFEKRVSDYEQELLRSAADSDALSRTLQERSNMLVNISEEKSRADAEIETLKSNLEMCEREIKSLKYEVHVVTRELEIRNEEKNMCIRSAEVANKQHLEGVKKIAKLEGECQRLRSLVRKKLPGPAALAQMKLEVESLGGGDTRVKRSPSKASSSPCKSPRGYSSSGSEFSVDSSQKVQKENEFLTERLLAMEEETKMLKEALAKRNSELLESRDLCAQSNSKLQSLEAQLQQQINSQKTSNPSSSISVSEDGNDDSGTCGVSLSQQQTKKEKEMAALQRVESVSSHVELMDDFLEMEKLACLPNQPSGNDGSMDSKDSSGSQESEMGNVEAHTELEESIRGSPAVMEIRSRLSKVLESVSADADLGKIVEDVKCILQDVNVCMDQDTPSDVQVHPEEEAVHQDLKTAVSRIHEFVLLLRKEVRAAVTESNDLVELIDGFSITFNHVLSGHQNLDDFVSDLANVFNQAMELKVTFKGLASSEVEVVSPDCIDKVALPESKAVDKDSPQEIYQNGCVDNDEQEVPCDENRVLRYESESTLQELEELKSEKEKMAVDMEELKCQLQESEKMLAEIRTQLDSAQRSNSLADTQLRCMTESYRSLETRAADLEIDVNQLKEKVRSLENELEDEKLNHQEAIMRCHELEEHIQRSRNTPLVAVEDEEADIKTKQERELTAAAEKLAECQETIFVLGKQLKSLQPPERQSESCSEDELGTKNHAVDEEESGNTWINEVPRFMESPNCPSDSETSELMTSPSRVGSRLSRSGSSGNPTPEKSSRGISRFFSTKSGY; translated from the exons ATGGACCGACGAAGTTGGCCTTGGAAGAAAAAGTCATCTGACAAAACAACCATAGTGCTTGACTCTGCAGCTGATACTTCTCATCCTCAACTTGAAAAg GACGTTGTTGTTAAGAAGCCAAAGTATGTCCAAATCTCCGTGGAACAGTACACACATCTCACTAGCCTCGAAGAACAGATAAAGACATACGATGTTCAGATCAAATCCTACGAGAGCCAAGTCGAAGCCTACGAGGAGCAAGTCAAAAGCTTTGAAGAACAGATCGAAGCGTACGATGAGAAGGTTCAGAGCTACGCCGAGCAAGTTGAGAGACTGAACGAGGACAAAGAGGATTTGAGCGGGAAGCTCGCCGCTGCTAACGAGGAGATAGAGACCAAAGAGGCTATGGTGAAGCAACACTGCAAAGTCGCTGAAGATGCTGTGGCTGGTTGGGAGAAAGCCGACGGTGAAGCGTTGACGTTGAAGAACACTTTGGAGTCTGTTACTCTCTCGAAGCTCACGGCTGAAGACCGTGCGGCGCATTTGGACGGTGCGTTGAAAGAGTGTATGAGGCAGATAAGGAACTTGAAGAAAGACCATGAAGTGAATCTGCACGATCTTGCGTTGAGCAAGAGCAAGCAGATTGAGAAACTAACGATGGAGTTTGAGAAGAGGGTCTCTGACTATGAGCAGGAGCTGCTGAGGTCTGCGGCGGATAGCGATGCCTTGTCAAGAACGTTACAAGAACGGTCCAACATGTTGGTGAATATCAGCGAGGAGAAGTCACGAGCCGATGCTGAGATCGAGACGTTGAAGAGCAATTTAGAAATGTGCGAAAGGGAGATAAAGTCACTCAAGTATGAGGTTCATGTAGTTACTAGAGAGCTGGAGATACGCAACGAAGAGAAGAACATGTGTATTAGATCTGCGGAGGTTGCTAACAAGCAGCACTTGGAAGGTGTGAAGAAGATAGCTAAGCTGGAAGGAGAGTGTCAGAGACTTAGAAGTCTCGTGAGGAAAAAGCTGCCAGGACCAGCTGCACTTGCTCAGATGAAGCTTGAGGTTGAGAGCTTAGGAGGCGGAGACACCAGAGTCAAGAGATCTCCGAGCAAGGCTTCGAGTTCTCCGTGCAAGTCTCCGAGAGGGTATTCATCTTCTGGCTCTGAGTTTTCTGTCGATAGTTCACAGAAAGTGCAGAAGGAGAATGAGTTTTTAACAGAACGTTTGCTTGCTATGGAAGAAGAGACAAAAATGCTTAAAGAAGCGTTAGCAAAGCGGAATAGTGAGCTGTTGGAGTCACGGGATCTTTGTGCTCAGAGCAATAGTAAGCTTCAAAGCTTGGAAGCTCAACTACAACAGCAAATCAATTCTCAGAAGACGAGCAATCCGTCAAGTTCGATCTCTGTTTCTGAAGATGGGAATGATGATTCCGGAACTTGCGGTGTATCTTTATCACAGCAACAGACcaagaaagagaaggagatgGCAGCATTGCAGAGAGTTGAGAGTGTTAGTAGTCATGTGGAGCTCATGGATGATTTTCTTGAAATGGAGAAGTTAGCTTGTTTGCCAAATCAACCTAGCGGAAATGATGGTAGTATGGATTCCAAAGACTCTTCAGGTAGTCAAGAGTCAGAAATGGGGAATGTTGAGGCTCATACCGAACTTGAGGAGTCTATTAGAGGTAGTCCAGCAGTGATGGAAATTAGATCTAGATTATCAAAGGTTCTTGAATCTGTATCTGCTGATGCTGACCTAGGAAAGATTGTTGAAGATGTAAAATGCATTTTGCAAGATGTGAATGTTTGTATGGACCAGGACACGCCTTCTGATGTGCAGGTTCATCCTGAAGAAGAGGCAGTCCACCAAGATTTGAAAACTGCTGTTTCTCGGATTCATGAGTTTGTTTTGTTGCTGAGAAAAGAGGTAAGAGCAGCTGTGACCGAGAGTAATGATTTGGTTGAACTGATCGATGGCTTCTCCATCACGTTCAACCATGTTCTAAGTGGTCATCAAAATTTGGACGATTTTGTTTCGGATCTTGCTAACGTTTTCAACCAGGCCATGGAGCTAAAGGTAACATTTAAGGGTCTTGCTTCCTCAGAGGTTGAAGTTGTGAGTCCAGATTGCATAGACAAAGTTGCATTACCGGAGAGCAAGGCTGTAGATAAAGATTCACCCCAAGAAATATATCAAAATGGATGCGTCGACAACGACGAGCAAGAGGTTCCATGTGATGAAAACAGAGTTTTGAGGTATGAGTCAGAGTCCACGTTACAGGAGCTAGAAGAACTgaaatcagaaaaagaaaagatggCAGTGGATATGGAGGAACTGAAGTGTCAGTTACAAGAATCTGAGAAGATGTTAGCTGAGATTAGAACACAGTTAGATTCTGCTCAGAGGTCAAACAGCTTGGCGGATACGCAACTCAGATGTATGACTGAGTCATATAGATCACTTGAAACACGTGCAGCTGATTTAGAGATTGATGTGAACCAGCTTAAGGAAAAGGTTAGGAGTTTAGAGAATGAGCTTGAGGATGAAAAACTCAACCACCAAGAAGCTATTATGAGGTGccatgaacttgaagaacataTACAAAG AAGCAGGAACACTCCTTTGGTTGCTGTAGAGGACGAAGAAGCTGATATCAAGACCAAACAG GAGAGAGAGTTAACGGCAGCAGCAGAGAAGTTAGCAGAGTGTCAAGAAACCATATTTGTGTTGGGGAAGCAGCTGAAGTCATTACAGCCACCAGAAAGACAGAGTGAGTCCTGTTCTGAGGATGAACTAGGCACCAAGAACCATGCTGTAGACGAAGAAGAATCAGGTAACACTTGGATTAATGAGGTCCCTAGATTTATGGAATCTCCTAATTGTCCTTCTGACTCAGAGACTAGTGAGTTAATGACATCACCATCACGAGTGGGTTCAAGGCTTTCAAGGTCAGGTTCATCTGGAAATCCGACACCAGAGAAATCCTCTAGAGGAATCAGCAGGTTCTTCTCCACCAAATCAGGATATTAG